The following coding sequences lie in one Eubacterium ventriosum genomic window:
- a CDS encoding Asp23/Gls24 family envelope stress response protein, whose amino-acid sequence MKGKLNTDLGQVLISPEVVAKYASETAYECFGIVGMAMVSMKDGLVRLLKRDSSTKGINVIIDEDNEITIDFHIIVSYGVNIATIADNIISNVKYKVEEFTGMSVKKVNVYVEGVRNID is encoded by the coding sequence ATGAAAGGTAAGTTAAACACTGATTTAGGTCAGGTATTGATTAGCCCTGAAGTTGTTGCAAAATACGCATCAGAAACAGCATATGAATGCTTTGGTATTGTTGGTATGGCAATGGTAAGCATGAAAGATGGTCTTGTAAGACTTCTTAAAAGAGATAGCTCAACTAAGGGAATTAATGTAATAATTGATGAAGATAATGAAATCACTATAGATTTTCATATTATTGTATCTTACGGTGTTAATATTGCAACAATAGCAGACAATATTATTTCAAATGTAAAATACAAAGTAGAAGAATTTACGGGTATGTCAGTTAAGAAAGTTAATGTGTACGTTGAAGGCGTAAGAAACATTGATTAG
- the rpmB gene encoding 50S ribosomal protein L28, with the protein MAKCSICGKGAHFGNAVSHSHRRSNKMWKSNIKSVRVKTEGGSKKMYVCTSCLKSGKVERA; encoded by the coding sequence ATGGCTAAATGTAGTATTTGCGGTAAGGGTGCTCACTTTGGAAACGCTGTGAGCCATTCTCATAGACGTTCTAATAAAATGTGGAAATCAAATATTAAATCTGTTAGAGTTAAGACTGAAGGCGGATCAAAGAAGATGTACGTTTGTACTTCTTGCTTAAAATCTGGTAAAGTTGAAAGAGCATAG